The stretch of DNA TGTTTGCCTTGGGGTCAGTGGTCACAGTTTGCTCTTCCAAAGGTGGGTAGAGATCACCATCCACAGTGCAAACAAGCATCTGGAATCCCCACATGCACACAAGGATGTGAAGGAACAGTGACTGCCCGCTGCATGTTGTGAGCCAAAGGGATTCAGGGGCACAGGGTATGGGAAACACAGTTGCACCCCCGGCTCAGCTGGATACAGCAGCAGTTAAGCTGTCACAAGGACAATCACATTTCACACTTCAGGAATGAGGTTTCTAAACACCAAGTGGAATGGGGAATTTTAAACTGCTAATACTGTGACATACAGGAATTGGGTATGTTATAATGAGTGTCCAGTTGCAAAAGTGTACAAGGGTTTTCCTGGAGAGGGGACCAATGAATGAAGCTGTTGGTGCAGGCAAGAAGGACAGCTCATACCTGGCAAATATCTGCTGTCTTGTAGAAGGTTTTCTTATCTATGGTTTTTAAGCTCTCAATGATGCAGGGCAGATCCACCAGCTTGGCTGCAAGTGGCACTCGGTCCACACGGACAATCCCATGGCGCCCATCcgctggggacacccaggggacaGGTCAGTGCTGGGGCTCAACAGCCACCCTGGGCAGtacagccctgggcagcaggaacTCCACAGGACAACACATGCAAGTGGCACAGCTTCACCTGTGGACAGGCAGAGGTGCCTGGACCAGATGCCCTGGTCCTGCTCACTCACCATGCAGCTCAATGGTGAGCCTGTCCTTCAGGTTGACATTCCCGGACTGGACTGCTCGCCGCACAGTCGAGGCATATTCCTGAGAAGGGAATTCTTCAGGAGCGGATATGCTTCCTTCAAGAATTACCAAAGGCTTCTGCCCAACCTAGCCAGCTTTAAACACCTGCCATCCACATGCTAGACAACAACTGCAAGACCCACGGTGAGCTGCACCCTCCTCTCAACACCACGTTAACCTCATGGCTCTGCTATTCCCAGTGCTCTCCATACCCCTGGCATGACACAGCTGTGACAGAGGTGTGAGGTCCCTGACAGAGACACCTGCCAGAGCCCCACGGCACCGTGGAGTTAGAGCTCCCCTCATCAAGCCCTTGTGGTCTCAGCAGGACACAGtctcacagaatcccagaataatGGGGGTTGGAAGAAGAGATCATCCAGCCCAAACCCCCTGCCAAGTCAGGGTCACCCGAAGCAGGTGATACACGTACACATCtggctgggtttgggatgtctccagagagggacattccacaacctccctggCCAGCTGTTTCAGTGCTCTGCCACTCTCAATggaaagttcttcctcatggtGAGGTGGAACTTGTGCTTTAGTTTATCATCCTGTCATCCCAGTTTTCTGGGCACCAGAAGAGAGTCTCAGCTTTAAGCACCTAACAAACAGCAACAAGGGCACTTATAGCCACTGCAACTAAACAGCCAGTACTTGTTAAAACTGTACCCTTACAGAAAGGTCCTCCCAAACCCTCTAGGTTGTCTCTGAGCCTCCTACTCTGAGTGGCAGGAGCACCTCTCTAGGGAAGGCCGTGGAAAATCCGTTCAAAATGTTTGGAACAGGCTACCCAGGCCCCCAAAGCACCCAGCCTGTTTCCACATCCCATCCCAGACCCGCAGTTTCCCCACTGCCTTGCTAACGCCTCCCGCAGCCGCTGCTGGCCGGGAAGCCGGGCTGAGCTCGGTGTCACCCGATGGGGCCGCGAGGGGCCGGGCCGAGCTCTTACCGGCGGCAGCCGCAGCACGAACTGGCTCTCGAGCTCGTGCGGAGCATCGTCCTTGCCCTTGCTCATGCcgcctcctccagccctgccagaaaCACGCGGTCAACCTCGCCCTCGGGAAGGCTCCTGCACGGAGACCCCGGCCCGGGACGGCTGCCGGTGCCTCAGCCTCCctcagccccggccccgctcccggccccgctcccgctcAGCTCCCGGGCCCGCCCGCCCCGCGGNNNNNNNNNNNNNNNNNNNNNNNNNNNNNNNNNNNNNNNNNNNNNNNNNNNNNNNNNNNNNNNNNNNNNNNNNNNNNNNNNNNNNNNNNNNNNNNNNNNNNNNNNNNNNNNNNNNNNNNNNNNNNNNNNNNNNNNNNNNNNNNNNNNNNNNNNNNNNNNNNNNNNNNNNNNNNNNNNNNNNNNNNNNNNNNNNNNNNNNNNNNNNNNNNNNNNNNNNNNNNNNNNNNNNNNNNNNNNNNNNNNNNNNNNNNNNNNNNNNNNNNNNNNNNNNNNNNNNNNNNNNNNNNNNNNNNNNNNNNNNNNNNNNNNNNNNNNNNNNNNNNNNNNNNNNNNNNNNNNNNNNNNNNNNNNNNNNNNCCGCTCCGTCCCCGTTCCAGCCCCGCTCCGTCCCCGTTCCAGCCCCGCTCCGTCCCCGTTCCAGCCCCGCTCCGTCCCCGTTCCAGCCCCGCTCCGTCTCCGCTCCAGCCCCGCTCCTTCCCCGTTCCTTCCCGCTCCTTCCCCGTTCCAGCCCCGCTTCGTCCCCGTTCCAGCTCCGCTCCATCCCCGTTCCAGCCCCGCTCCGTCCCCGTTCCAGCCCCGCTCCTTTCCCGCTCCAGCCCCGTTCCTTTCCCGCTCCAGCCCCGCTCCGTCCCCGTTCCAGCTCCGCTCCTTCCCCGTTCCAGCCCCGCTCCGTCCCCGTTCCAGCCCCGCTCCGTCCCCGTTCCAGCCCCGCTCCGTCCCCGTTCCAGCCCCGCTCCTTTCCCGTtccagccccgctccctcccCGTTCCAGCCCCGCTTCGTCCCCGTTCCTTCCCGTTCCGTCCCCGCTCCGCCGGCGAGGTGCCGGTGCCCATGGGGGCCGGGTTCGgcgctgggctggggctggccctggccTCCAGCGCCTTCATCGGTGGCAGCTTCGTCCTGAAGAAGAAGGGGCTGCTCCGGCTGTGCGGCCGCGCCAGGGCAGGTACGGCCGCTCCCGGCGGCTGCTCCCGCTGGCTCCCCCGAGAATCGTGACCAGGATTGTGTTTGGCTTCATCTCAGGTGTCTCGTTTGTTTCCTCCGCACTCAGGGCAAGGAGGGCACGCGTACCTGCgagagtggctttggtgggcagggctgctgtgcagtAAGTACCGCGCTCACACTGTGGTAAGGCACGCTTATCATGGGATCACGGACTGGTTTGCGTTGGTGgagaccttaaatatcatctcGTCCCAACCCCCTCCCATAGGAACACCTTACTctagaccaagttgctccaagcctcgtccaacctggccttgaacacttccagggattggGCAGCCCGTTACAGTTCTCCAcactcacagggaagaatttcttcctggtaTCTTATCTAAACCTACTCACTTTCAGTTTCAAcccattccctcttgtcctgtcactacatgcccttgtaaaaagtctctccctctttcctgcAGGCTCCCTTCACATTCTGGAAGGCCACAACTAGGTCACTCCAGAGCCTTTCCTCTTTAGAGTGTGGTTGTTTCCAGTCGCTTTCATGTTTTGTTATTACCATTTTTGTTTGACTGCTTGAGTTTTATCCAAGTTTCTGATGATGATGTTGATTTAATTATAACTAAATTAAGTCTTGTGCATTACCAGGTTTCTCTGCTAAGCAGGAGCTGAAGAGCTGGTTTAGCTGGGTTGGGTTAAGTGCTTCTGAAGTGCTCTGCCCTGAGGATGTAGTGATAATGGCACATCCAGTACCGTGTACAGCAATTTCAGCAGCTTTACTTTACATTTTCAATGTTAAGAACCAACTATAACTGATTTACCCttaaaaaagctgcaaaagctGTTCCAGACTAAGGAACAGATGTCTTTCAGCTTTGtggaaattacaaaaatattttcctgtgtttgctgcttACTGCAGAGGCACATGTGACTAAGGATCACTGTGCAGAACactgagccttctcttcccaaCACAACCTGTGGGGCTTCTGCTGGTTCTTGCTGGTGCTGTTCTTCCCTGGTTGCTCAATATACCTCAGAGAAACAGGATGCTCAGGAGGAAACTGAGGCTTTTCTGACTACACTCAAACTTGTACTATGGTGAATTGCTCCCACTTTGATGCTCACAGGAGTTTCTCTTGCAGTGGGAGTTGGAGAAGCTGCAAATTTTGCTGCCTATGCCTTTGCCCCTGCAACACTGGTAACTCCACTGGGTGCTCTGAGTGTCCTTGTCAGGTAAGCAGCTTGAGAAACAGCCTCACTTCACCTGCCAGCCCTTAGTGATGAAAGCAGTtgctctcctctcttcccttaGGTATCCATTTCTTGTCCTAATTGatgatttgattttaaatttgttttgatttaaaaattgatttttaattgcagttttgacgggttttttgtttgttgtttttgtttgtttgtttgggttttgtttgttggcttTTTAGTGCAGTTCTGTCTTCCATCTTCCTGAATGAGCAGCTGAATGTTCATGGGAAGATTGGCTGTATCCTGAGCATCCTGGGCTCCACTGTGATGGTGATACATGCTCCACAGGAAGAAGAGGTTTCCAGCCTGGAGTCAATGGCAGAGAAGCTGAAAGATCCAGGTACTAAAATAAAAGGATTCCTATTTACTTCAGGCTAATGACAGTAGAAGGTGGGATAGAACTTGGATAGATTGGAAAGGACTGAACTAAATGGTAATTGAGCTGTTTCTTGTTCTCCACACACCACTGGAATCATTAATAGTTACCAAGTGGGctgttttttttactgtctgtgAGGTATAATCCAAAAAGTGTGGAAATGAGGTGCAGCTGTCAGCAGAAGGGATTGGCCTGTGGCAGTACCAGGAATTGTAGAGGGAATTCCTGTACATAAGGGTGACAGTGGTGTGGCtgagagaagacagaagaggaaattcAGGCAGAAGAATTGAAGACAAAAGAATTCAAGGAGTTATGCCCGAGATCAATTGTAGTCCTGGTATTTATGTTAGAAGATGAATCAAGTCACAAGGATATGATGTAGGAAATAGCACAAATGGCAGAATAAGCCAAAGGAGATGGAGGAAGGAAGTgtaagaagagaaaagcagagtaaCAGGTAGatgttgctgctgtttgtggGGAGCACTGGCAGGGCACTCCTGTGATGTGGCCCCACCAGTCTGCAGAGTCCAGCCATGGCTTCCCAAGCCTTCTGTCATCTTCCTGGGCCTCCTGCTGGACTGGTCAAAAGCCCCCCAGCTCTGTTAGTGCTCTGgagcctggctgtgtccctgcctctcccagcagacTGTATCCCCAACAGCCTGCCTTGTGATGACCCTGGCATGAGCTGTTGTCTCTGCAGCTTTGCTCAGgctttccagctctgttccttTCAGATGGAGGCCAGAAAGGCTGATGGGGCAGTTACCTGCCTGTCCTCCATCTCTACTTGCTCTTCATCATGtcactggtgctgctgtgttCTGATGGGAGttcttgaatttttctttccccaaggATTCATTGTATTTGCTCTGTGTGTCCTGGTGAGCTCCCTTCTGCTCATCTTTGTGGCTGGGCCCCGTTACGGACAGAGCAATGTCCTGGTTTATGTTCTGGTCTGCTCTGCCATTGGCTCACTGTCCGTATCCTGCGTCAAAGGCCTGGGGATCGCCCTGAAGGAATTGTTCTCTGGGAAGCCAGTCCTGAAGGAACCCCTGGGCTGGGTGCTCCTGGTGTGCCTGGTGATCTGCATCAGCATCCAGATCAACTACCTGAACAAAGCCCTGGACATTTTCAACACCTCAGTGGTCACACCCATATACTACGTGCTGTTCACCACAGCAGTCATGATGTGCTCAGCCATCCTCTTCAAGGAGTGGCAGCACATGGTGCTGGACAACATCATCGGCTCCATCAGTGGCTTCCTCACCATCGTGTCCGGCATCTTCCTCCTGCACGCCTTCAGGGACATGCCCTTCACCCCCAACCTCCTGcccctgttcctgcagccaggcagagcagaccCACACCCGTCCTGGAGCAGTGCAGACAGACATCAGTCCTGTCAGCACCAGCCTCTGCTGCCCTCGCAGGACAAGGGCTCTCAgagtgcagaggaggaggaggaggaggagaagtgaAAGCAGGTGAGGAAGCATCTGAACTGCTCCCACTGCCAAGGCTGAacatgctgctgcaggagctgtgagctACCTTCTGCGTGCCCCAGGTACCACCCCACTGACAGGAGGCTGACAGGGCCAGCAGcctcctgtggctgcagacaGGAGCCTTGGGAACTGCCCAGTTCCTGGCATCCT from Parus major isolate Abel chromosome 4A, Parus_major1.1, whole genome shotgun sequence encodes:
- the LOC107204073 gene encoding magnesium transporter NIPA2-like isoform X2, with amino-acid sequence MGVGEAANFAAYAFAPATLVTPLGALSVLVSAVLSSIFLNEQLNVHGKIGCILSILGSTVMVIHAPQEEEVSSLESMAEKLKDPGFIVFALCVLVSSLLLIFVAGPRYGQSNVLVYVLVCSAIGSLSVSCVKGLGIALKELFSGKPVLKEPLGWVLLVCLVICISIQINYLNKALDIFNTSVVTPIYYVLFTTAVMMCSAILFKEWQHMVLDNIIGSISGFLTIVSGIFLLHAFRDMPFTPNLLPLFLQPGRADPHPSWSSADRHQSCQHQPLLPSQDKGSQSAEEEEEEEK
- the LOC107204073 gene encoding magnesium transporter NIPA2-like isoform X1 — encoded protein: MGAGFGAGLGLALASSAFIGGSFVLKKKGLLRLCGRARAGQGGHAYLREWLWWAGLLCMGVGEAANFAAYAFAPATLVTPLGALSVLVSAVLSSIFLNEQLNVHGKIGCILSILGSTVMVIHAPQEEEVSSLESMAEKLKDPGFIVFALCVLVSSLLLIFVAGPRYGQSNVLVYVLVCSAIGSLSVSCVKGLGIALKELFSGKPVLKEPLGWVLLVCLVICISIQINYLNKALDIFNTSVVTPIYYVLFTTAVMMCSAILFKEWQHMVLDNIIGSISGFLTIVSGIFLLHAFRDMPFTPNLLPLFLQPGRADPHPSWSSADRHQSCQHQPLLPSQDKGSQSAEEEEEEEK